The following are from one region of the Chiloscyllium punctatum isolate Juve2018m chromosome 24, sChiPun1.3, whole genome shotgun sequence genome:
- the fam32a gene encoding protein FAM32A-like encodes MAEYRAVQGGALKLKGVSDLGVKRKKKKSKESKKMLQQIISNQKQHMVREEAGEHKRVAVDKRTPAQKAFDKMQEKRQIERILKKASKTHKQSVEEFNRHLDTLTEHYDIPKVSWTK; translated from the exons ATGGCCGAGTACCGGGCGGTGCAGGGCGGCGCGCTCAAGCTCAAAGGAGTCTCCGACCTGGGCGTCAAAAG gaagaagaagaagagtaaagaaagtAAAAAAATGCTGCAACAGATCATCTCAAATCAGAAACAGCACATGGTGAGAGAGGAGGCAGGAGAACATAAGCGAGTGGCTGTGGATAAAAGAACTCCAGCgcagaaggcgtttgataagatgcAGGAGAAGCGG CAAATTGAAAGGATTCTAAAGAAAGCATCAAAAACTCACAAACAGAGTGTAGAG GAATTTAACCGACATCTGGATACGCTCACAGAACATTATGATATTCCCAAAGTCAGCTGGACGAAATGA